Within Bacteroidales bacterium, the genomic segment CATCAACTACATCAAAGCCGGCTTCCTTGTTGAGAGCAGTTTTGATCTTTTCGCGGGCGTAGGTAAGCTCGTTGCGCAGCGAAGCCGAATCGACTTCTACGAAGAGCGTGCGCCGGTAAATGCTCAACTTTACCGTATGGCGCGCTATCATTGCGCCCACCACCTGCTCCCACGAGTTGATGAGACCCGCTTCATTAAACTTCTGGTCAATCCGGAATTTATTTAAAATGTCGCGAATAGCATCGCCCAGGCTCTGCACATTGGGGTCTTTATACATTGTCGATGGGTTTAGAATGGTTTTTAACTTCCTCCGGCACACCCTGGCGGATGTGATAAATTCGGTGGTCGGCATTTACTTTGTCGAGCAGGTGTTCGATTCGCTCACGCTGTGTATCGGTGATAAAAACCTGACCGAAATTATTTTCGCTGGTGAGTTGGATGAGCTGCTCCACGCGCTTGTTGTCGAGTTTATCAAAGATATCGTCGAGCAACATGATGGGTTTGTAGCTTTTGAGTTCGCGGATGTATTCGTATTGCGCCAGACGCAGCGCCACGATAAACGACTTCTGCTGACCTTGCGAACCGAACTTCTTAACAGGGTGTCCCTGGATATTCAGAATGAGGTCGTCTTTGTGAATGCCCACGTTGGTGTATCGCGAAGCCCGGTCGCGCTGCAGGGATTCTTCGAGCAACACGGCCAGACTTTCTTTCTCAAGCTGCGTTTCGTATTGTATCTCCACACTTTCGACGCCCCCCGAAATCAGTTGGAAATATCTTTCAAACACAGGGATGTAAGCCTCCAGAAACTGCCGGCGCACCGGATAAATTTTCATGCCCAGATGCGCGAGCTGCTCATCCCATATCTGCAACGAAGCTGCATGGAAGCTATGGGTTTCAGCAAAGTTTTTCAGCAGCGCATTGCGCTGCGCCAGCACCTTGTTATAGCTGATCAGGTCGTCGAGATAGACTTTGTCGAATTGTGAAATGATGCTGTCGATGAAGCGCCGCCGCACGTCGCTGCCCTCGTTAATCAGGTCGCGGTCGTAGGGCGAAATCATCACCAGCGGATACAAGCCGATGTGATCGGAAAGCCGGTCGTATTCCTTTTTATTAAGCTTAAAACTTTTTTTCTGATTTCTTTTCTGAACACATTGTATCGTTTCGGTGGCGCGGCTGTTGAGGTCGTACCTTCCGGTGATAGAAAAATAAGGCTCCTCGTGGCGGATATTTTGTGAGTCGATGGCGTTGAAATAGCTTTTGCAAAAGGAGAGGTAATAAATGGCGTCGAGGAGATTGGTCTTGCCGGCGGCGTTGTCGCCAATAAAACAGTTCACCCGCGCCGAGAAATCCATATCCGCTTCAGCGATATTTTTAAAATTATGAAGTTGTAGATTTTTAAGAAACATCGCCTTGCCGGTTTTGAGTTATTTCATTTATCTGTTCGGCCACCTGCCCTAGAAGCCACAGCGGAGTGGAGGTAGCGCCGGTGATGCCGACTTTTTTTGCATGCGCAAACCACTCACTTTTTATTTCGTCGATGGCTGCCACCTTAAACGTTTGCGGGTTGTGCCCGCGACAAATTCCGTAAAGGTATTTCCCGTTGGATGAGCTGGCGCCGCTCACAAAAACCACCACATCGTGGGCTTTGGAAAATTGCACCAGGCGGCTATCGCGGTTGCTCACCTGGCGGCAGATACTGTCGGTAGCGGTAAAATGTAGCATGTCGGCGTCTGTAATTTCACTTCCGGCCTTAGCGATGCTTTCGGTGAGTTGCTGGTAGAGCTTTCTGTTTTGGGTAGTCTGTGCAAAAAGATAGATAGGCCGCGCAAAATCTATCTGGTTTAGATCCTCTTCCGTTTCGACGATGATTGCCTGGTTGCCGGTCTGGCCGTTGAGGCCAATCACCTCCGGATGGTTTTTTCGTCCAAAAATTACCACCTGCACCTCCGGCTGCTGATGCGCCCGCTTCACCTTTTGCTGCAAACGCAACACCACCGGGCAGGTGGCGTCGATGAGGCTCAAATTATTTTTACGGGCTGTTTCGTAAGTGGCGGGCGGCTCGCCATGTGCACGGATAAGAACAGTAGCATCCTGCAAAGCCGCAAATTCCTGATGGTCGATCACACGCAAACCCAACTTCTCCAGCCGATGCGTCTCGGCCTCGTTGTGGATGATGGCGCCAAGGCAATAGAGTTGCCCGTGTTGGCTCAGCTCCTGCTCTGCCAGCCGGATAGCCCGCGACACCCCACCACAAAACCCTGCGTCTTTATCAATTTCTATTACCATCGATTTTTGAAATCTTTTAATCCTTTTGCAAAATAAACCATTTTTGGAGAGCTTGAGGAGGAGACATCTGCTTCGTGAGGTAATGAGGGGTTTTTAAAACTATATTCCTAAAAACAAAAAGCAAAAATCAAATAAATCCCAATATTAAAAAAGCCAATAAATCAAAACCCGACGAAATTAGCATCATCCAAAACATGAAAATTTCGCCTGATTCCTTTGCGTTAATTGGCTTAATTCGCGCAAATTCGCAGACAGTTCCCTGATTTCTTTCGTACAAATTAGCTATTTCGCGAAAATTCGTGGAAGCTTCCTTTGTCCTTGAATTTCTGCAGATTGTTACTCTGGCATGCCCCTCGTCGCCGAACTTATGTTTTAATGGATTGTTTACTACTTTTGACAAAAAAATCATAATTCTTTATTATGGATAATTATTTTGGTTTCAGCAGCCACCGCGGCATAGAGATACCCCAATTATTTTACGACAGCCTCACCCATAAACCTTTCGCCAAATGCCAGGTTTGCGAAAAGCAACTCGTCGAAACCGGCGCCGATTACATGATCGAAAAAGTGTTTCGGAAAAATATTGTCAGCGGCAGAATTGAATCGCAATACGAATTTGCCATCTGTTTCGACTGCGCCCTAAAACTCACAGAAAGCTACTCGGAAGAGTCGCGCGCCAACCTGCAACGCTTCTTCAACGAACAGGTTGCCGACCTGATGAAGGCACCGACAGAAGCGCCCCCCGAATCGGAACGCGACGTGTTGGAGCTGCTCTCGCATTGTTCTATCACCGGCAAACCGGTACACGAACTCGACGAATATCAGATTGCCGGCCACTTCAACGGCGGCTACCTCAACACCGACATGCGCCCCTTTATGATGGGTAGCGGCTCGATGGATGACGTCTCGGATTTGCTCAGCGAAAAGACCATCGACGAAATAGACGACTTTACGGGCAAATACCTGACCGGTCCGCCCGAGTTCCGCGACTTCTTCAAATCACCCAAACGAAGACCGATATTGGTTTAAATATTGCCTGCGCCACCAACCCCATAACAAAAAACCGCACGATAATCCGCACGGTTTATGATAAAAGTAAACTTGTGGAGGAAGGTTATTCTATTCCTGCAAAGTGTTTCATAAATTGCATACGCTCGTAGGCAGCGGCATTCTCGGCAGATTTGAGGCTAAGGCGGCCAATGAAATCATCGGTGGTTTTAAACTTGTTCTGCGTCATCCAGTCGTCCATAAAACGCGTCATTTCGCCAATGCGTCCAAAACCGTTTTTGTAAAGTGTTGAAGCAACCTGCACGGCTTTAGCACCGGCCAGCAGTTGTTTTATCATGGCCTCACCATCGTGGATACCAGTGGATGCAGCGATGTCGCAATGCATCCTGTCCGACAGCATGGCTACCCAACGCAACGTCAAAGGCATTTCTTCGGGGGTGCTGTACACATGTGAAGAAACGACGTCGAAGGTATTGATATTGATGTCGGGAGCGAAAAAGCGATTGAACAAGACCATTCCGGCAATGCCTGTCCACGAGAGCTTGAGAGCCGTCTTGGCGAGGCTCGAAAAGTAATAGCTAATCTTCACAGCCACCGGAATCGACACCAACCGCAGCACTTCGCTCACGATGTCGAAATAAACCTGCTCATTTTGCAACGAATCATGCTTGGTGTCGGAGGGCAGAATAAAAATATTTAGCTCCAGTCCGTCGGCGCCGGCATCTTCCATCCTTCGCGCAAAGGTGATCCACTCTGAAGGCGAAATGCAATTGACGCTGGCGATGATGGGAATAGAAACCGCCTTTTTGCCGTCGGTGATCAACTTCAGGTATTCGCCCAGGTCGCGTTCGCGGGTGTAGTGGCCGATGTAATCCTCGGCTTCGGGATAGGCGTAGATTTCTTGATTTTCGGTGTGCTTCATGGTTTTGCTCACCTGGTGGAGTATCTGCTCCTCGAAGAGTGACTTTAAAACCACAGCGGCGGCACCATTTTCTTCAAGTTTTATCAGATTGTCTACCGACTTGGTAAGTCCGCTGCTGGCGGCTATCACCGGATTGCGCAGCTTAAAACCCATGTAGTTGGTGCTAAGATCAGCCATAATGTGTATGTTTTTAGATAATTATTCTTGTCTTCTTTTGCATTTCTTTATTGCATCCGACAAACAAAAATAGACAATCCCGCTGAGTACGAAGTTTTTTTGGTAGAATTATGTAGTAATTTTTAATGAAAATAAATAGCTCCGTATCAGACCAACGATTATTTCTATTTTTGAAATTCATTAATAAACAAATGATAATGATGGTAAAAAAGGCTCTCATGCCAGTCCTTTTGCTCCTTTTGATAACCATGCTCAATGCTTGCCATGTGGGGCGTTTCTTTTACTGGAACTTTGCAGATGCTGACGATTATAAAAAATTTGCCGCCGCACCTGTGGCCACCGACAGTGTCAATTTTGAATTTTACAAAGCCAACGAAACTTTCGTCCCGCAAATTCCTTCCTTGTGGCAACAAGATAATGGCAACACTAATTTTACTGCGTTTCTTAATCAAAATCATACGCTTGCTTTCCTCATCATCCGAAACGACACACTTTTGTACGAGCAATATTTCAAAGGCACCGATTCGGCCTCCATCATGCCCTCCTTTTCGGTAAGCAAATCCTTTGTCTCGGCGCTGGTGGGCATTGCCATCGGTGAAGGAAAAATCCAATCGGTGGATCAACCGGTCACAGATTTTATCCCGGGGCTGCTCGACAACGACACCGCTTTCCGGCAGATCACCATCGACGATTTGCTCAACATGCGCTCGGGAGTGCGTTTCAACGAAGGCTACGCAAGTCCGTTTGCCGATATGGCCAAATATTATTACGGAACCAACCTGCAGCGTTATGTTTTAAAATTAAAAATCGACCGCCCGCCTGACGAAATTTACAATTACCAGAGTGTAAACACACTGCTGCTGGGTATGGCATTGGAGCGTGCCACCGAAACGTCGCTCAACGAATATCTTAGCGAAAAACTGTGGAAGCCTCTCGGCATGTCGGTAGATGTCGGCTGGAGCATCGACAGTGAGCGCCACGGAACCATCAAAGCATTTTGCTGCCTCGACGCTCCGGCACGCGACTTTGCGCGCTTCGGCCGCCTCTACCTCAACAACGGGCAGTGGCATGGCCAACAAATAATCCCGGAAGAATGGGTGGAAGAAACCATGCAAATTGTGAACGATTCGCGCGACGGGCAGGGCTATAGTTACACCCGCCAATGGCGCGTGAAAGACGACGGCGCCATCTTTGCCAAAGGGCTGCTGGGGCAATATATTTATATCGACCCGCAGCGCAACCTGCTCATGCTCCGCTTTGGCACCAAGGCCACCGACATCGTGTGGCCCGACCTGATGGAAAAAGTTGCGAAGGAATTATAGGCCGACGTAAAAAATCAGGGATCAATAACCCCGGCTGGCTTGATTGCTGGGGGCAAAATCATTCTTCATAAAAAGCCTCCGCTCCTGGATACATATATTTTTCGCGGGCAATCTGCTCATTGAAGGTGTAATATTGAATCACCCCGCCGGCGCAAAACACTCCGTCGCTGTCGAGAAGCTCCGTTTCGATGTCGGCCAGATTATGGCGTTTTTCTTTCAGACGGGCGCGCAGGGTCAGCGCACCGCGGTCGGTATAAACCGGTTTGCGGTAACGAACCTCCAGGCGCGAAGTAACACCGGCAGTGTGCAGACGTGCGTAAACATACCAACTGGCGATTTCGTCGAGCAGCGTTGCCTGTATTCCTCCATGCAAAAGGTTGTGATAACCCTGAAACTGTGGCTGCGGTAGCCATCGTGCTACTATGTATTCGCCTTCGTTAAGAAACGAAAGCTGCAAACCAAGCTTATTGTCGGGCGAGCAGCCAAAACAATTGTAACCGGATCTGCCGGCAAAAGGATTGATAATTTTGCGTTCCATAGTTTTTATTTCTCTACTCCCTTGCGGAACTTCGCCTGGCTGGCAATTGTACCATCAGGATTGTATTCTTTCCAGATTCCGTGTTTCAGATTATTATCGTAATCGCCTTCGGTTTTCAAAGCACCATCCTGATAATATTCCCGAAAGGGACCCTGGCGCAAATTATGGCTGTAGGTTTCTTCGGTCATCAGCGCTCCGTCGTCGTGAAAAGTTTTTTGGACGCCTTCAAATTCTCCCTTTTGGTAATTATATTCGGCAATTACTTTACCACTCTGATTGTACCATTTAGAAGCGCCGTCCTTGAGCCCGTTATCAAAATAAGATTCTTCCTGAACCAGCCCGGTATTGTAATAAGCTTTGCGCAATCCCTGTTGCAGACCGTTGAGGTAACTCTCTTCGAGCAGCAGCCGCGAGCCACGATCGAAGCTACGGATGGGACCATGCAAGGCATCGTCTTTGTAATACGTCTCCGAAACATAATAGCCACGGTTATCTATCTCCACAAACAAGCCTTCCTTTTTGCCCATATTGTAAGTCTGGACACTCTGAATCACATCGTTTGGGTGGTAAAAAATCCATGTGCCGTGCTTCTGGCTATCCACGTAAGTGCCGATGGTTTTGGCACGACCAACCATTTCCTCCCAATAGCCTTGCTTCAGGCCTTGCTCGTTCGTTTGGTTTTTGATGGTGTCGTCGGGCATCACAATTTGGCCAAAGCCTGCAAGCGCCACAAACAAAAGCACCAGCATCGTTTTTAATTTTTTCATAACTCAAATATTTTTAGATGAACTTTTTGCGAAAGCGCAAATTTACAAACATCCAAAGAAAAAGCAAGCCGGAAACCGCAATGAAAATAACAAAAGCCATAGAAGGCCTCTGCGAATTACACGAAGAAGGCGAAATAACTATAATAAATAATTAGCGGCAATTCGCGGATTCCTGTTATTCAGGAAACTCTTTCTTCTTTTTCAAATAGCTGTAATCAAGATAATAAAGCACTTTGAGCGAGAGACTATTGTCGGAAGGGGCCTGGAGGGTGTTGTGTAAGTTTCCAAAAAACCGGTCGGTAATCTCCGATTGGTTGTGGGTGAGAATGGCATTTTTCCAGCTCAACGCAAGCTCGCTGCCCGGCGCAAACTGCCACCGCAGATTCATGTCGATATTGAAAGCATTAAAACTAAAATCATTTTCTTGCTGATAATTGGTGGATTGCAATCTGCCATCCAACTCCAAATCATAAAAGCGATTGTATTTGGCCGAAAGCCAATAGTGGCGCATCCTGAAATCGAGTGCCAGCATATTGGTGAAGATGTAGGTGGTACTAAAAATATTCTCGACCGTCTGCAGGTCGCGGCTTCCAAAAATTATTTCGAGCGGCTCGGCGTCGATGCGATCCACAAAACCTATATCGTTTAGCTGCATTTTATAGCGACTGCTAAGATTTATCGAAAGGCGGTCGTTGACGCGCCATCGCGGGGAAACGCGACCGGAAAACTCGTTTTGCGCATAGCGCGACGAATGATCATAGCCAGCGCGCAGATCGACGATGAAAGGCATGCGATAGTCGGGCGAGAGGGAAATGTTAAATTCATAATCGGGAGGCTTTTCAAACACCCGCCCCGGCGTACGCGCCTCGTAATAATCGAAGCCGGCGACAGGCTCCAGCTCAAAATCGAAGCTAACGGTGAGGTGGTTGCGAAAGGTGGCGCGCGAGCTGCCGAAGATGCCAAACTCCACAAAGTCGGCGGGTTCAAAACGCGTTCGATACCACATCGAAAAAGTATTGTACAAGTCGAGCAACTTCCAGAAAGGATTATAGAAATTGTAATGCAGTTGCATGTCGTGGGTGATCTTGTTGTTCACATCCAGAAATCCCAAATCGTTGGGGTCGTAGGTATCCGTCTCGACCCATCGTGCAAGCTCAAAACGAAATGGTCCGCTGGTTTTATTCAATGTCAAATCGTAGGCATAGCCAAGATTGGCGGCTTCTGACCTGTGATATTTCTGACTGAGATTGAAGCGGCCATCGACGGAATAACTGCCCCGGCCATTAAAAAACAGAAACTGTGTTCCGGTGACGTTGGCCGTGGTACCCGCTTTGCCTTTGTACACATTTGTATTATAAAAGCTCAAAAAGGAGTTGTGCTTCATGCTTTGGTCCACCACTACCATATTATAATTGGTAAAAGGCTGTGTGATAATTTCGCGCTGGTTGCCCAGGGAATCGTTGAGAATGGCGGTGGATTGCGCCGAGAAAGCATTAAAAACACCAATTCCCAGCCCTTTGCCCGTGCGTCCTGAAATTTTGGTTGCGTTGAGCAGCCGGGTTTTCGAAGGATTCTCTGTCACTGTTTCGCCAGGCTGCAGGCTGTCATAAATGGCTGCGTAGCCATCGGGCACATCGCCAATGCGCCGTGAATAAAAGATGTTGCCTTTCCCAAACAACTCGGTGCCTTCGGTAAAAAATGGCCGGCGTTCTTCGTAATAGACCTCGAAAGGCGACAGATTAAAAATCTGGTCGTCGGACTGCACCTGGCCGAAGTCGGGTATCAGCGTCATGTCGAGCGTAAAACTTTCGTTGATTCCATATTTTAGATCCATCCCATAATTAAAAGAATACCCCCACGATGGCTCATTGGCCAACTTTTCGAGATATGCCGAAACATAGGGCGTGAGCGAGAGCCGCAGCGGCGGCCTGATGTTGTATAGCTGCGTTATCTCCCCAGCCTGTTTCAACCGGCCTTGTATATTTTTATCGATAAAGTTCCAGGTATCAATTTCACGCTTACGGCGGATGCTTCGTTCGGCATTAAATCCCCATGTTTGCACATCGTTTTCAGGAAAGCGCAATGCCGAGTAGGGTATTTTCAGCTCTGCCGTCCATCCGCTGTCGGTCAGATTTACACTGCTCACCCACACAGCATCCCACTCCTGGTCGTCGTCGTCGTTATAGATTCGGGAATCCAACTGCACCCCAGAGGCTGTTACACCAAAAGCACTGGCATTCAATCCATCGTTGTAGGGGCTGAGATAAAACATGATGTAATCGGCGTTAAGATTGTCGGCATCTCTAAAACCCAGCTCGGTAAGGATACTATCGGGAGCGCTGTCGTACATGGTGGCGCCGATGTAAATGGCCGCATCGTCGTAAAGAATTTTTACCTGTGTATTTTCGGTGGCCACGGCGCTGTTGTAGGGTTCAAACTGAACGAAATCGCCGGCCACAGGTGCTTGCTGCCAGGCGGCTTCGTCAAGCACTCCGTCGATCTGAAGGTGAATTTGCACAGGCCAGGCCGCCACCTGCTTTCGCTGTGTCTGCCCATTCAAACCGACCGCCACCAGCAGCAGTATTATTATAATGACAACGGAAAAGGCTTGCTTTTTCAAATGTATCGATTGGTTGATGAGATGAATCAGGATAACACAGAATCGGATTTGAAATTTTGGAATTTATTTGTCATTTGCATTTTGTCAATTGGAGCTTGCCTAATAAAATTCTATCTTTTATGATAAAACAAAAAGCTATTGAAAGTCAGAAAGCAGCTCTTGATAAATCTCATAGTTTTCGTCGTCGAAGCAGCAAAAGATCACCTTTTCAGGAAACTGTTCTTTTTCGAGATAAGCGCGTACTGTTTCGATGGCAATGGCCGCCGCTTGCTCTTTCGGAAAACGATAAATGCCTGTACTGATATTTGGAAAAGCTACCGAAGCACATTTTTCGGCGTTGGCCAGTTCAAGGCTTTCGACGTAACAGGAGCGTAGCAGCTCTGGCTCGCCACGATTTCCATCGCGCCACACAGGCCCAACGGTATGAATTACATATTTGGCCGGAAGCCGAAAGCCGGGAGTAATTTTGGCGTAACCGGTATCGCAGCCTTCCAATTCGATACATGCCTCAAGCAGTTCCCGCCCGGCAGCCCGATGGATGGCGCCATCCACTCCGCCGCCGCCACGCAGCGATTCGTTGGCAGCATTTACGATGGCATCCACATCCAGCGTGGTAATGTCGTCTTTGATAAGTTCGATTCGTGATTTCATATCTTTTTAATTTTTTAATGAGTTGCAAAAATATTTTTTTAAAACAAAAAAACAGCATTCTGCTCAAGGGCAAAATGCTGTTCTTTTCATTGTATCGAAATAAGGCGTCTTTGCAATCTTATCTCACAATCGTCAGCTCGTCGATCAGATTTTTGGCGCCTGCATATTTATCAATTACAAAAAGCACGTAGCGAATGTCGACGCTGATGGTGCGCTGCAGCTCGGTTTC encodes:
- a CDS encoding dihydroorotate dehydrogenase-like protein, with translation MADLSTNYMGFKLRNPVIAASSGLTKSVDNLIKLEENGAAAVVLKSLFEEQILHQVSKTMKHTENQEIYAYPEAEDYIGHYTRERDLGEYLKLITDGKKAVSIPIIASVNCISPSEWITFARRMEDAGADGLELNIFILPSDTKHDSLQNEQVYFDIVSEVLRLVSIPVAVKISYYFSSLAKTALKLSWTGIAGMVLFNRFFAPDININTFDVVSSHVYSTPEEMPLTLRWVAMLSDRMHCDIAASTGIHDGEAMIKQLLAGAKAVQVASTLYKNGFGRIGEMTRFMDDWMTQNKFKTTDDFIGRLSLKSAENAAAYERMQFMKHFAGIE
- a CDS encoding DUF5916 domain-containing protein → MKKQAFSVVIIIILLLVAVGLNGQTQRKQVAAWPVQIHLQIDGVLDEAAWQQAPVAGDFVQFEPYNSAVATENTQVKILYDDAAIYIGATMYDSAPDSILTELGFRDADNLNADYIMFYLSPYNDGLNASAFGVTASGVQLDSRIYNDDDDQEWDAVWVSSVNLTDSGWTAELKIPYSALRFPENDVQTWGFNAERSIRRKREIDTWNFIDKNIQGRLKQAGEITQLYNIRPPLRLSLTPYVSAYLEKLANEPSWGYSFNYGMDLKYGINESFTLDMTLIPDFGQVQSDDQIFNLSPFEVYYEERRPFFTEGTELFGKGNIFYSRRIGDVPDGYAAIYDSLQPGETVTENPSKTRLLNATKISGRTGKGLGIGVFNAFSAQSTAILNDSLGNQREIITQPFTNYNMVVVDQSMKHNSFLSFYNTNVYKGKAGTTANVTGTQFLFFNGRGSYSVDGRFNLSQKYHRSEAANLGYAYDLTLNKTSGPFRFELARWVETDTYDPNDLGFLDVNNKITHDMQLHYNFYNPFWKLLDLYNTFSMWYRTRFEPADFVEFGIFGSSRATFRNHLTVSFDFELEPVAGFDYYEARTPGRVFEKPPDYEFNISLSPDYRMPFIVDLRAGYDHSSRYAQNEFSGRVSPRWRVNDRLSINLSSRYKMQLNDIGFVDRIDAEPLEIIFGSRDLQTVENIFSTTYIFTNMLALDFRMRHYWLSAKYNRFYDLELDGRLQSTNYQQENDFSFNAFNIDMNLRWQFAPGSELALSWKNAILTHNQSEITDRFFGNLHNTLQAPSDNSLSLKVLYYLDYSYLKKKKEFPE
- a CDS encoding 4-hydroxy-3-methylbut-2-enyl diphosphate reductase; translation: MVIEIDKDAGFCGGVSRAIRLAEQELSQHGQLYCLGAIIHNEAETHRLEKLGLRVIDHQEFAALQDATVLIRAHGEPPATYETARKNNLSLIDATCPVVLRLQQKVKRAHQQPEVQVVIFGRKNHPEVIGLNGQTGNQAIIVETEEDLNQIDFARPIYLFAQTTQNRKLYQQLTESIAKAGSEITDADMLHFTATDSICRQVSNRDSRLVQFSKAHDVVVFVSGASSSNGKYLYGICRGHNPQTFKVAAIDEIKSEWFAHAKKVGITGATSTPLWLLGQVAEQINEITQNRQGDVS
- a CDS encoding serine hydrolase; protein product: MPVLLLLLITMLNACHVGRFFYWNFADADDYKKFAAAPVATDSVNFEFYKANETFVPQIPSLWQQDNGNTNFTAFLNQNHTLAFLIIRNDTLLYEQYFKGTDSASIMPSFSVSKSFVSALVGIAIGEGKIQSVDQPVTDFIPGLLDNDTAFRQITIDDLLNMRSGVRFNEGYASPFADMAKYYYGTNLQRYVLKLKIDRPPDEIYNYQSVNTLLLGMALERATETSLNEYLSEKLWKPLGMSVDVGWSIDSERHGTIKAFCCLDAPARDFARFGRLYLNNGQWHGQQIIPEEWVEETMQIVNDSRDGQGYSYTRQWRVKDDGAIFAKGLLGQYIYIDPQRNLLMLRFGTKATDIVWPDLMEKVAKEL
- a CDS encoding O-acetyl-ADP-ribose deacetylase, encoding MKSRIELIKDDITTLDVDAIVNAANESLRGGGGVDGAIHRAAGRELLEACIELEGCDTGYAKITPGFRLPAKYVIHTVGPVWRDGNRGEPELLRSCYVESLELANAEKCASVAFPNISTGIYRFPKEQAAAIAIETVRAYLEKEQFPEKVIFCCFDDENYEIYQELLSDFQ
- a CDS encoding DUF721 domain-containing protein encodes the protein MYKDPNVQSLGDAIRDILNKFRIDQKFNEAGLINSWEQVVGAMIARHTVKLSIYRRTLFVEVDSASLRNELTYAREKIKTALNKEAGFDVVDEVVFK
- a CDS encoding DNA replication/repair protein RecF; its protein translation is MFLKNLQLHNFKNIAEADMDFSARVNCFIGDNAAGKTNLLDAIYYLSFCKSYFNAIDSQNIRHEEPYFSITGRYDLNSRATETIQCVQKRNQKKSFKLNKKEYDRLSDHIGLYPLVMISPYDRDLINEGSDVRRRFIDSIISQFDKVYLDDLISYNKVLAQRNALLKNFAETHSFHAASLQIWDEQLAHLGMKIYPVRRQFLEAYIPVFERYFQLISGGVESVEIQYETQLEKESLAVLLEESLQRDRASRYTNVGIHKDDLILNIQGHPVKKFGSQGQQKSFIVALRLAQYEYIRELKSYKPIMLLDDIFDKLDNKRVEQLIQLTSENNFGQVFITDTQRERIEHLLDKVNADHRIYHIRQGVPEEVKNHSKPIDNV
- a CDS encoding toxin-antitoxin system YwqK family antitoxin, coding for MKKLKTMLVLLFVALAGFGQIVMPDDTIKNQTNEQGLKQGYWEEMVGRAKTIGTYVDSQKHGTWIFYHPNDVIQSVQTYNMGKKEGLFVEIDNRGYYVSETYYKDDALHGPIRSFDRGSRLLLEESYLNGLQQGLRKAYYNTGLVQEESYFDNGLKDGASKWYNQSGKVIAEYNYQKGEFEGVQKTFHDDGALMTEETYSHNLRQGPFREYYQDGALKTEGDYDNNLKHGIWKEYNPDGTIASQAKFRKGVEK
- a CDS encoding PaaI family thioesterase gives rise to the protein MERKIINPFAGRSGYNCFGCSPDNKLGLQLSFLNEGEYIVARWLPQPQFQGYHNLLHGGIQATLLDEIASWYVYARLHTAGVTSRLEVRYRKPVYTDRGALTLRARLKEKRHNLADIETELLDSDGVFCAGGVIQYYTFNEQIAREKYMYPGAEAFYEE